In Lycium ferocissimum isolate CSIRO_LF1 chromosome 7, AGI_CSIRO_Lferr_CH_V1, whole genome shotgun sequence, the sequence CTTCAAATCCGCTCGAGGAATGATCTCATATGCTCATTTACAATtggaataaaagaaaattgcCTCTATGTAGATCTCCTGTGTTATTTCTACAGATCTCTCTATGTTATTTTTTACTGATCTCCTGTGAAAAGGGCAAATAACTAAAATAACATTTGTAATGGACAACAAAACCAAATATTCCACAAAGGCAATTGGATAAAAAATGATGAATGTCATTACTCATTGCGACAAAATTCACAGAAATCATCGGGAAGTCTCTTACATAAGCAAAAATCTATTCTTCTTTCTAGCGTTTCCAATCTTCTCTCAAAAGTCAATACTCCAACATGCATAGTCCTAACATCAACTTGTGCAACCTTAGCACAAGATCGAAGTAATATGTAATAATCAGCATGCACAGCGTAAAGAAAAGCCCCGTCTCTCTTTCTAGCGTATCTGATGTagccgtctttcttcttcacattTTTCCTCGGTGGTATATAAACAAATCGATTCTCTTTCATATCCTCTTTCAGCTGGCTCAACGCCGTTTCCTCCAAGCCGCATTGTGAGCAATTAACAGCATTTGAATCACCATCATCCCTTGACATTTTGCATTTGCATCCGTCATCCCTAAAGTTCTCCCTTTCTTTCCGTCTGCTGCTGCAGCCATGTCTGGATCCGCTATGGTGAAAACCGTTACAAGTGTGGGAGTCTGTTTTCCCATTTTCTGATGCTTTGCCAGCCTTATTTAAAAGTGAAACAAAATTCAACTATTAAAcattaaacaaaaagataagTATAGGAATCCccaggaagaaaaagaagaagaagctagGTGAAAGCTCAACATACCAAACGGGTAAAAACGACAGTGATGCAGGCAAAGTCAGTTAATAAGTACACTAACTACAAATTATGTTACTTCAACAGAACTCCGTATTTATGCTTGTTTAGGTGGTTCAACATAATTTACCGCGTTAACTCAATATTTCAGCATTGATTTAATCCGTTGGGGTTAGCTAGGTGATGCCTGGAAATGTGAAACACACACTTAACAGCTGGTAGGGGCAGAGTCATCAGGAGCAGGGAAAGACTTGTCTCAATGGGTTAGTTGGTTGTTGACGAATGGAAAGGATGGGAGAAAAACccaggaaaaggaaaagaataagcAATCTGCTAGAGGCACCTTCCTATGCCTTGCCAAAGAAAGTCAAGAAGATCGGGACACAAGGTGGTTGTTGCTCTAGCAACTGCAGAAGCAGACTCCGTAAAAAAGTTGTGTGCATCTAAGAAATGGAATGTCACCTTTGTGTATCTTGTGGACAGTTGGGACCGATAGAAACCACAGATGTTTTTAGGATAAAACACAAAAATCCTTATCTTTTTGTAAAGTTTCAGTTTTTGCAGAACCTGTACTGGTGCAATGTAAATTCTGTAGACGATCCTAACTTATTAGTACTCATAGACTCTCCTAAAGGCTCCCCGGGAGAATCTACTCACACTTCTGTATTTCTAATTCTATGCACGGGCTTAATACTATCTTTTGTTAATAAATCAGTACCTCAATTGTCCTACAAAGAAAACAAATCACCTCCATGTGGTCCAAGGTTGAGTCTTCAGTTTGGTAGGTTCTTTCTGAATAAGCAAATAATTAACATCCTAAGACAACATACAGCTCAAACTATTCTGAGATGTTGGACAGGACTAGGACTAGAGCACAGCAAAATtgcaatgtaccaaaatgctaTCACTGACCACTGGCCTTGGAAGTCAATCTGGGAGATCAAACTTCCACCCAAAGTCATTTGCTTCAGCTGGACTGCAATCTATGAAGCCTGTTTAACCCTGGACAACCTAGCTAGAAGGAAGATTCAGATTGTGGACAGATGCTATATGTGTCAAAGAGCAGCAGAATCACATAGCCACCCGTTCTTGCAGTGCCCTGTAGGCTGTAGCAGCAGATTTATGGATCGTGTTTCTCACACGTTTTGGTCTTCAGACGGGTAATACCAAACACTATCAGCGAAGTTTTTGATACCTGCAGCCATTTTTTGGAGTATCTGGAATGAAACGAATAGAAGATGTTTCGGTGGACTATCAACTAGCCAACTTAAGCTCAAAGCTAGAAGTCCTATGTATTTATAAAGTTGGGATTTTTTTGTCCCCGACGGATTCCCCTGATAGCTTTTTGAATTTGGAGCTGGTAGTATTAATTCTGTACTAGGGCTAGTATACTTTTGTCACACCTTTTCTACCTAATTATGCATCTTCTGGAAGCAAGCAATGAAATCAATTACTTCTCAGAAAAGAATCAGGTAAAAAAGAACAGACTAGCTGTAAAAACAAATATATCCtaatcaaaaaataataatatagatTTCCACCCGtcaaaggtagaggtaaggtctgcgtacactctaccctccctagaACCCACCTGGTGGaattatactgagtatgttgttgttgttgttgttgttgttagatTTCCAACTAATTCTCCGTGTTATTTAAGTTTTCCAAGTCCAACAGAGCCAAATTAACTTAATCTGGGCAGATATGTCAGTAAGGTAAGACTTGCTGATTATTTGAAGGTCGTTGATACTTGATAGGTACAACCATCCTATCACATATTGACGAGGTTTTACGGATGTGGGGGAGAGATCTTAAAAATCAATCTTAATCACGGGGAAAGTAGAATACCTTATGGCTTTGATAGAAGTCCCATAAATCTTCTattatcctttcttcttcatgatCGTCATAAGCAGGCTCTAGTCCAGCAAAAACCACATCTTTGCAGTACAGAAGATAAGATTGTAAATCTTTTGAAAAATCTgttaaacaagaaaagaaaacataactcaaacaagaaaagaaagtataATTCAAACGAGTCACAAGTGGTGCAACTTATAGCCCCATGCTATAACATGTATCCAGAATTAATGTAATGCCTTGTAATAATTACCATATGTATCACTGAGCTCACTGTATTTTTCTTCAAGAATCTTCAAGAGTTTCAAAGCATCAAAATTGGATTTATTCATATCTGATGTACTATCATGAGGATCTGGATCACATGAAGAAGAATCGTCTTCATCCGTAGACACTAAATTATTGGAACGAGATGAAATCAATTCCCATTTTCCGCCATTTAGGTCATAAAGAATCCTCATTGTCACAATCAGTATAGACATCACGCAAACACGAGACGGCAGCCTGAGCTTGTTATCTGATAAATACAACTCCGGAGGCATAGACCACTCATACACTTGGCATGCCTGAGGAATAATTTTCTCAACAGGAAGCGATAAGTGCTTGAGATAACGGGAAGCTATAGCATGGAAGTTGACTGAAGGCAATTCCAAGCCTATTTTCCTGGCGATGGAGGCAGCAAGGGACTCTAACTTTTGCAAGGTAATAGTTTTGATAGGCCTGAACATGCGACTGGTACTGATAGGGCAGGACCTTGAAGGAGGTCCCAGCTGCTTTTCTATTTCAAGAAAAGCCGAAAAATATGGGAGCTTTCCTTCTAACGTCCACTTCAATATGTCTGTTGGCAAGATTGCTTCCCTTGACACGTGACAGACAAGAAAAGAGATAGCCAAAGAACAAGGTAACGGAATCATGCTGCTCAAAGATTTATGCCATATGGTTACTGCCCGCTTTCCAAGTAAATTGTGAGGTTCTGTTTTATTGCTTCCAGTTGGCTGAGAAAGTTCTATTTCACCTGCAATAAATACCGGAATTAGGGCCTTAAAAAAGGAAAGGTGAGTATAGGAAGGAAAATCAACCAGCAGAATATCATGTAGTTTCACACCCAACTGATTTCTCTTACTGAAGACATATAGAGAACTTAACAAACCCACTCTGCCAGAGCACATGATTTAGATGTTTGTCATAAATTCGCCCACCTATCATGGACCGAAGATAAGAGAGGACAGAACATCTCGCTCCTTCATGCTATATAAATTTAATCGAAAGCAAGGGACCAACAGAACATCTTGCTCCTTCATGCTATATAAATTTAATCGAAAGCAAAGGACCAACACACTAGAAGAACATTTCATTCGGCACATGATTTCCCATTAGGACCCAAGTAGCTATGCTGAATTAGTAGTCTTGCACTTCAAAAGTTGTGTCTCAATATAATGCAAGTGACAACAAGCGTAGCGACTTAGGTCAAACGCGCAATGCTAGCTGAAATTCATTGATAACCCTTCAGCTTCCATGACTAATTAACGGTTGTTAACAAATCATAGAGAAACAAGAACTGAATGAAAATATCCTGATTTACATCCCTTGtgtatataaaaataatcaaaataatacCTTGAGTTTGAGACTCTGATTCGTGAATGACATTGTCCGCCCACTCATCATTCATAATCTTTTCATGTGCCAAGAGTCTCAACCAAATAGGCCCAACAAGCCCAACGATCAGAGGGCTTACGTTAAATTTCTCCACCAGAGCTTTGCACTGCAATTGGATCATAACTTGTACCCCCATAATGTACCTTAACCGGATACCTGAATAATAGTCTTTATAAGTCAAAGAGATTTGAGACGATCCAAAATCACTAGGCTCAGCAGGCACCACTCCATCATCTCCATTATGCTCGTCATAGTCATCTTGGGTTTCCAAATGCTGGGAGAGTTTTACCTGAGATAGGGGTTCAGGTTGACTGACGTTAGTATATTTACGGCGCTGACTGGCAGAGTATATTCCCTCTGGATTGAATAGGTCATCCTCATCAACACCAGTGTCAATGATGTCATTCACTTGAGAGCCACAACGAGTGCAATAGAAGAATCCATCACCACCATCATCAAAGGATTTATTAGAACAAACCTCACAGAACCTTCGAGTATTCTCTGTCATTCTAATTAATTGTACAGGTAATTGATCAAAACCTCTGCATTAAACCACTAGCCATTTAGTCGAGTCGCACCAGGTCAAATCAAGGAGGTTAAGATGTTCAATTCATTAAAATTCGATCTTGCTCAAGACACTAGCAGGTCAAGGAAATCAACACTTGTTTTTGACAAAAACGGAAAGAATTTAACCTAACTTTCAAAATATGACCAGAAAGAGACATTTAATATCCATTTTCAATTCTCCTACCTCTATCTCTATTTTCCTGTAATATGAAGCTATCACAAGGACAGATACATGGCCATTACTTTTGCTACAAACGGACATGCGCTATACACCTACTTGTATAAAAATAACAAACACCAAAGCTCAAGCAAAGTTCTTTTCCATCCAAATTACCTCTCTCTTTATTGCAATACATATTTATGTTCATCAATAACTTAAAAATTAAAGTCTTTATGTCGCACACCTAGCATAATTTTCAAACCCAGCCAGCTCAAGTGCTTAACTCAATTTACACAGCAACATCAACATTTACAAGGCAAAGTGGTTCTAAATATTCGGCAACagaaatttttttcaaagagACCAAAAACCCAAACCCCTCCTCCTCCAACaatgacccgtttggccatgataattattcactttttttccggatttttttttcactttatttgaaaatcagcatttagctatgaaaattccaaatacaagttgttgtatttggaatttggaaaacacctttTCAGCACATTCAGACAaccaacttcttttttttttttttttcttgcaaacactataaccaaacacaactccatcttcaaaaattccaaataaaatgaaaattatttGGTCACCATGACTGAAAattgggaaaaataattttttttttttttttttttaaatccactTTAAAGAGACAATAATCATGAACTCAAGAACACAGTTTAATTTTCATGTGCTAAACTCAGGTCCcaatttcaagaatcaattttTCCGCaacccaacccccccccccccaaccccaccccaccaaaAAACgcacaaaatttatttttttaaaaaaaataaaaaaaggaacttGATAAGCACAATTATCAAATTAaacttttgataaatttttttttcctaacaTAATTATCAATTCAATGTAACCAATACAATCTTAGGTAGTAAGCACTCACAGAATTAAAATAcagaatataattaaaaaacacAAAGCTGAAACATGCAATATTTCTTTACGGAGTAGAGgtcaatataattaaataacacAAAGGCAAGGTATATTAGTTAACGAAcataaaatgtaattttttttgagaGTACAAAAtctctgatatatatatatatatatatatctttacgGAGTAGAGGTCAAtactggttttttttttttttttttggttaggGTACAAAGGTAAATATGATCATAAAGTTATATGACGAAGGTAAATATTATGTTAAAAAGGTATAAAGAAAgataaaatgtaatttttttttgagagtACATAAATCTGACCCTTTTTCGTAATCATAGTTGGTGCTTCGAGtagatgataaatatgactTATATAACTAGTTGGAGTAGGTTTAAAACAATGAACCCCT encodes:
- the LOC132065576 gene encoding TATA box-binding protein-associated factor RNA polymerase I subunit B-like, giving the protein MTENTRRFCEVCSNKSFDDGGDGFFYCTRCGSQVNDIIDTGVDEDDLFNPEGIYSASQRRKYTNVSQPEPLSQVKLSQHLETQDDYDEHNGDDGVVPAEPSDFGSSQISLTYKDYYSGIRLRYIMGVQVMIQLQCKALVEKFNVSPLIVGLVGPIWLRLLAHEKIMNDEWADNVIHESESQTQGEIELSQPTGSNKTEPHNLLGKRAVTIWHKSLSSMIPLPCSLAISFLVCHVSREAILPTDILKWTLEGKLPYFSAFLEIEKQLGPPSRSCPISTSRMFRPIKTITLQKLESLAASIARKIGLELPSVNFHAIASRYLKHLSLPVEKIIPQACQVYEWSMPPELYLSDNKLRLPSRVCVMSILIVTMRILYDLNGGKWELISSRSNNLVSTDEDDSSSCDPDPHDSTSDMNKSNFDALKLLKILEEKYSELSDTYDFSKDLQSYLLYCKDVVFAGLEPAYDDHEEERIIEDLWDFYQSHKAGKASENGKTDSHTCNGFHHSGSRHGCSSRRKERENFRDDGCKCKMSRDDGDSNAVNCSQCGLEETALSQLKEDMKENRFVYIPPRKNVKKKDGYIRYARKRDGAFLYAVHADYYILLRSCAKVAQVDVRTMHVGVLTFERRLETLERRIDFCLCKRLPDDFCEFCRNE